The following coding sequences are from one Campylobacter sp. RM16187 window:
- a CDS encoding Na+/H+ antiporter NhaC family protein: MQKFLFLFLLPILAFAVDPEVAAKNAQIFGIWTLVPPVVAIVLAFITKDVILSLFIGVFSGTYLINIADNGAFTSFVKGFISIVQRIVGSMADSWNAGIILQVLCIGGVVALITKMGGTKAVALWLSKRAKTGVSAQISTWVMGLFVFFDDYANALIVGPIMRPITDKFKVSREKLAFIIDATAAPIAGIAIISTWVGLEISLIKNGYELIGITDINAFGIFVETIPYRFYNLFMLFFIVCTAFMGREFGGMLKAERRARTGELHSTKSRMVDVEDKTLEPKEGIKLQSSNAVIPLLVLIIGAFVSFYFSGLNALQGETLEKALANPFGFETFRETFGNADASVALFQSALLATIVAIFIGIYRKIFSVKEAIETWVKGWKTMIVTIVILLLAWSLSSVIKELGTSRYLVDMLSSATPKIVLPAAVFILGSFISFSTGTSYGTMGILMPLAIPLANAVGVNSGLEGDALHAYMIVNISAVLTGAIFGDHCSPISDTTILSSMGAGCNHIDHVQTQMPYALSICAVSILVGYMPVSLGLSIWIALPLGLLAVALMVRFVGQKV, encoded by the coding sequence GTGCAAAAATTTTTATTCTTATTTTTATTGCCTATCTTGGCTTTTGCCGTAGATCCTGAAGTGGCGGCAAAAAATGCCCAGATATTTGGTATTTGGACACTTGTGCCACCTGTTGTGGCTATAGTTTTGGCATTTATAACAAAAGATGTTATTTTGTCTCTTTTTATAGGTGTGTTTAGTGGAACATATCTAATAAATATAGCAGACAACGGTGCTTTTACCTCTTTTGTGAAGGGTTTTATCAGCATAGTTCAGCGTATAGTAGGCTCAATGGCCGATAGCTGGAATGCCGGTATTATACTTCAGGTTCTTTGTATAGGGGGTGTTGTTGCATTAATTACAAAGATGGGTGGCACTAAGGCTGTAGCACTATGGCTTAGCAAGAGAGCAAAGACCGGAGTTTCTGCACAGATTTCAACCTGGGTTATGGGACTATTCGTATTTTTTGACGACTATGCAAACGCTTTGATTGTAGGCCCAATTATGCGCCCTATAACTGATAAATTTAAGGTTAGTCGCGAAAAGCTAGCCTTTATCATAGATGCTACCGCCGCTCCAATAGCTGGCATAGCCATCATTTCTACCTGGGTAGGGCTTGAAATTTCACTTATTAAAAACGGATATGAGCTAATAGGAATAACAGATATAAACGCCTTTGGAATATTTGTAGAGACAATTCCTTATAGATTTTACAATCTATTTATGCTCTTTTTTATAGTCTGTACCGCTTTTATGGGACGAGAATTTGGAGGCATGCTAAAGGCTGAGAGGAGAGCTCGCACAGGAGAGCTTCACTCAACCAAGTCAAGAATGGTGGATGTTGAAGATAAGACTCTTGAGCCAAAAGAGGGTATAAAGCTTCAAAGTTCAAATGCTGTTATTCCACTTTTAGTCCTTATAATAGGCGCATTTGTCAGCTTTTATTTCAGCGGATTAAATGCCTTGCAAGGAGAGACTCTTGAAAAAGCCTTAGCAAATCCGTTTGGATTTGAAACATTTAGAGAGACATTCGGTAATGCCGATGCTTCGGTCGCTCTATTCCAATCCGCACTTTTGGCGACTATAGTTGCGATATTTATAGGTATATATAGAAAAATATTCAGCGTAAAAGAGGCTATTGAGACCTGGGTTAAAGGCTGGAAAACAATGATAGTAACGATTGTTATCTTGCTTCTTGCATGGAGCTTAAGCTCTGTTATAAAAGAGCTTGGCACATCAAGATATCTTGTCGATATGCTATCTTCCGCTACGCCTAAGATAGTCCTTCCTGCAGCCGTATTCATATTGGGTTCATTTATATCTTTTTCTACAGGTACAAGCTATGGAACAATGGGAATTTTAATGCCTCTTGCCATCCCTCTTGCAAATGCGGTAGGAGTAAATAGTGGCCTTGAGGGTGATGCGCTTCATGCCTATATGATAGTAAATATCTCGGCTGTTTTAACCGGAGCTATATTTGGCGATCACTGTTCGCCGATATCGGATACTACGATACTTTCGTCAATGGGTGCCGGATGTAATCACATAGATCACGTTCAAACACAGATGCCTTATGCTTTAAGTATATGTGCGGTAAGTATTCTTGTAGGTTATATGCCTGTATCATTGGGGCTTAGTATATGGATCGCTCTTCCGCTTGGACTTTTGGCAGTAGCTTTAATGGTTAGATTTGTGGGGCAGAAAGTTTAA
- a CDS encoding ankyrin repeat domain-containing protein, whose amino-acid sequence MGFAIKAILLFLFFVPLAFGSILDDGRLDCDEILANKLRVFSANFNIEAAGLAAIDFRCSSSLLNLKHIENLLDTSTKIRSESRSCVGKIADINLNNFKFMLLKAGIEPDIYAQTLLESEEYEKELEQNRAFFRYWGHQTLSNFLLFRVFNKNYNEALGPTVKHYMASFRMDEGSAIYYATKIANEFLKFAIAIQKEDFAASMLDISEVQKRVSDPKFSKNDINEFIYSGKISKDSLQKAFETALLYDKSIDILKEFIQIGVDINSGYESPLFFALNNLKSVELLLKNGADVNYSNLLGQTPLFKAVGLNDLNLVKLLVEHGADVSKRTIDINTKLAYASNLGEVLPSYIKPCDFEHTSRTIFMEAARKSDVEILKFLISVGVDLNAVDDAGFNAFDYAIMGKKEANLQYLKALGLKSNFDN is encoded by the coding sequence ATGGGGTTTGCCATAAAGGCAATTTTATTATTTTTATTTTTTGTACCCCTTGCTTTTGGAAGTATATTAGATGATGGCAGACTTGACTGCGATGAAATTTTAGCCAATAAACTACGTGTTTTTTCTGCAAATTTTAATATCGAAGCAGCAGGATTAGCAGCCATTGATTTTAGATGCTCAAGTTCTCTTTTAAATTTAAAGCATATAGAAAATCTGCTTGACACCTCAACTAAAATAAGATCGGAGAGTCGCTCTTGTGTAGGAAAAATTGCGGATATAAATTTAAATAATTTTAAATTTATGCTTTTAAAAGCCGGAATTGAGCCTGATATTTATGCACAAACTCTTCTTGAATCCGAAGAATATGAAAAAGAGCTTGAACAAAATAGAGCTTTTTTTAGATACTGGGGGCATCAAACTCTTTCAAATTTTTTACTATTTAGAGTGTTTAACAAAAACTACAATGAGGCTCTTGGTCCTACCGTAAAACACTATATGGCCAGTTTTAGAATGGATGAGGGCAGTGCTATTTACTATGCCACAAAGATTGCAAATGAGTTTTTAAAATTTGCAATTGCGATACAAAAAGAGGATTTTGCGGCCAGCATGTTAGATATTAGCGAAGTGCAAAAGCGCGTTAGTGATCCTAAATTCTCAAAAAATGATATAAACGAGTTTATATACTCCGGAAAGATTTCTAAAGACTCTTTGCAAAAAGCTTTTGAAACAGCGCTGCTTTATGATAAAAGCATAGATATTCTTAAAGAGTTTATACAAATAGGAGTAGATATTAATAGTGGGTATGAGAGCCCTCTTTTTTTCGCTCTTAATAATTTAAAAAGTGTTGAACTGCTACTTAAAAACGGTGCTGACGTAAATTATTCAAATTTGCTAGGACAAACCCCTCTTTTTAAGGCTGTAGGACTAAATGATCTTAATCTCGTAAAGCTACTTGTAGAGCACGGAGCTGATGTAAGCAAGAGGACTATTGATATAAACACAAAGCTTGCTTATGCTTCAAATCTAGGAGAGGTTTTACCAAGCTATATAAAACCTTGCGACTTTGAGCATACATCAAGAACTATTTTTATGGAGGCTGCTCGTAAAAGTGATGTGGAAATTTTAAAATTTTTAATATCCGTAGGTGTTGATTTAAATGCTGTAGATGATGCCGGATTTAACGCTTTTGATTATGCGATAATGGGCAAAAAAGAGGCAAATTTGCAGTATTTAAAAGCTCTTGGCTTAAAGTCAAATTTTGATAATTAG
- a CDS encoding SDR family NAD(P)-dependent oxidoreductase, which yields MKGTAFITGATSGFGDAIARRLSKEGYKIVALGRRRDRLEKLAKELKNTHIIECDIRDKDAVLEAVKNIPESYRDIEILVNNAGLALGIDGILQTSVDDLETMIDTNIKGLLYSTKAVLPIMAARKSGYVFNLGSTAGAWPYPGSHVYGASKAFVKQFSRNIRNDLKGTGIRVTEIAPGICKTEFSEVRFKGDIERANEVYAGVEPITAQDIATIVVNCINMPKHVNINIVELMATAQTWAGLHVEKN from the coding sequence GTGAAAGGAACGGCTTTTATAACCGGAGCAACATCCGGATTTGGCGATGCGATAGCAAGAAGGCTATCAAAAGAGGGTTATAAAATAGTAGCCCTAGGGCGCCGAAGAGATAGGTTGGAAAAATTAGCTAAGGAGCTAAAAAATACTCATATAATAGAGTGTGACATTAGGGATAAGGATGCTGTTTTGGAGGCTGTAAAAAATATTCCGGAATCTTACAGGGATATTGAAATTTTAGTTAATAATGCAGGTCTCGCACTAGGCATAGATGGAATATTGCAAACAAGTGTGGATGACCTTGAAACAATGATAGATACTAATATAAAAGGGCTTTTGTACTCCACTAAAGCTGTTTTGCCCATAATGGCTGCTAGAAAGAGCGGATATGTATTTAACCTAGGATCTACTGCCGGCGCTTGGCCATATCCTGGAAGTCACGTATATGGAGCTTCTAAGGCCTTTGTTAAGCAGTTTAGTAGGAATATAAGAAATGATTTAAAAGGAACCGGTATTCGTGTGACAGAGATTGCGCCTGGTATTTGCAAGACAGAATTTAGCGAAGTGAGGTTTAAAGGTGATATAGAGCGTGCTAATGAGGTTTATGCGGGCGTTGAGCCTATAACCGCGCAAGATATAGCGACTATTGTTGTAAACTGTATAAATATGCCAAAGCATGTGAATATAAACATTGTAGAGCTGATGGCTACTGCTCAGACTTGGGCAGGGCTTCATGTGGAGAAAAATTAA
- the trpC gene encoding indole-3-glycerol phosphate synthase TrpC, translating into MILDQIIERTKEDLEQRKVKFPLEWLGRSLAYNPYAPRDVARVLRSSENEPFRIIAEVKKASPSKGLIRSEFEPILIAKNYEDGGANAISVLTEPHYFKGNLEFLTQIRRYTATPLLRKDFIIDKYQIVEALVYGADFILLIAKALSRSKLKELLEYAHYLGLEALVETHDKEDIAKAIFVGANIIGINHRNLQTFEMDMSLCERLIPLLPQNKIIVAESGLFDHEQLVNLNKIGVDAFLIGEHFMRQDDIVKAVKTIKEG; encoded by the coding sequence ATGATACTTGATCAGATTATAGAGCGAACAAAAGAGGATTTGGAGCAAAGAAAGGTCAAGTTTCCTCTTGAATGGCTAGGTAGAAGCTTGGCATATAATCCTTATGCGCCTAGAGATGTTGCAAGAGTATTAAGGTCCAGTGAAAATGAGCCTTTTAGGATAATAGCAGAAGTTAAAAAGGCTAGCCCCAGCAAAGGTCTTATTAGAAGTGAATTTGAACCTATTTTAATAGCTAAAAATTATGAAGACGGCGGAGCTAATGCAATCTCTGTTTTAACCGAGCCTCATTATTTTAAAGGAAATTTAGAGTTTTTAACTCAGATTAGAAGATATACGGCAACGCCTCTACTTAGAAAAGATTTTATAATAGATAAATATCAGATAGTCGAGGCTCTTGTTTACGGGGCAGATTTTATACTTTTGATAGCTAAGGCCTTAAGTAGATCTAAGCTAAAAGAGCTTCTTGAATACGCTCATTATCTCGGACTTGAAGCTCTTGTGGAGACGCATGACAAAGAAGATATCGCCAAGGCGATTTTTGTCGGAGCGAATATAATAGGAATAAATCATAGAAATTTACAAACTTTTGAAATGGATATGAGTTTATGCGAGCGACTTATACCGCTTTTGCCTCAAAATAAAATCATAGTGGCCGAAAGCGGACTATTTGATCATGAACAACTTGTAAATTTAAATAAAATAGGTGTCGATGCATTCTTAATTGGGGAGCATTTTATGAGACAAGATGATATTGTAAAAGCGGTTAAAACCATAAAGGAGGGGTGA
- a CDS encoding HIT family protein, with protein MEHICAPWRSEYFSKKMSGCVFCDVVKHPENDEKNGVLFRAKHCFGVMNLYPYTPGHFMVIPYEHFEKIESLNDEAWIEMSRFVRKGVEILKRELGAMGVNIGMNLGKAAGAGIAEHVHYHLVPRWERDTNFITSIADLRVNGVPFHPLYEKLKNAFESVKFE; from the coding sequence ATGGAACATATTTGTGCGCCTTGGAGAAGTGAGTATTTTAGCAAGAAAATGTCCGGATGCGTATTTTGCGATGTTGTAAAACATCCGGAAAATGACGAAAAAAATGGAGTCTTATTTCGTGCTAAGCATTGCTTTGGTGTGATGAATCTATATCCGTATACTCCGGGCCATTTTATGGTAATACCATACGAGCATTTTGAAAAAATTGAAAGCCTAAACGATGAGGCTTGGATAGAAATGAGTAGATTTGTAAGAAAGGGTGTGGAAATATTAAAAAGAGAGCTTGGTGCAATGGGCGTAAATATCGGAATGAATTTAGGAAAGGCTGCGGGTGCTGGAATAGCTGAGCACGTGCATTATCACCTAGTGCCAAGATGGGAAAGAGATACTAACTTTATAACTTCTATTGCCGATCTAAGAGTGAATGGAGTGCCTTTTCATCCTCTGTACGAAAAGCTAAAAAATGCTTTTGAAAGTGTTAAATTTGAGTAA